A region from the Cannabis sativa cultivar Pink pepper isolate KNU-18-1 chromosome 9, ASM2916894v1, whole genome shotgun sequence genome encodes:
- the LOC115723020 gene encoding B3 domain-containing protein Os04g0386900 isoform X1: MQIILKKSPFPSPIVKGSFFFFFLQVTFPILKAKALTSGWFGKWMSFCQMRAQIVVLHAMKKERKMKNFVQSQGRIPFSVSLCQSLISTLIIVWLVLPAKIHPVLPSLIIPAVLTYKRNKWTMLFNGTSQLLKRFDNSWKNFAEDNKLEINDACVFELIENSSTNLVFKVQILRGDLPTELLPKIIETKMVGTVESPIVIE; this comes from the exons ATGCAAATCATACTCAAAAAGTCACCTTTCCCATCTCCAATAGTAAAGggatcctttttctttttctttctgcaAGTAACTTTTCCCATTCTCAAAGCTAAAGCTCTAACTTCAGG GTGGTTTGGAAAATGGATGAGCTTTTGTCAAATGAGAGCTCAAATCGTAGTACTACATGCAATGAAGAAGGAGAGGAAGATGAAGAACTTTGTCCAATCTCAGGGAAGAATCCCTTTTTCAGTCTCTTTATGTCAAAGTCTAATCTCAACCCTAATTATCGTCTGGTTG GTACTTCCAGCAAAAATTCATCCAGTATTACCTTCACTTATCATCCCAGCTGTTCTTACATACAAGAGAAATAAGTGGACTATGTTGTTCAATGGAACAAGTCAGTTGCTCAAGAGATTTGATAACTCTTGGAAAAACTTTGCAGAGGACAACAAGTTAGAGATTAATGATGCTTGTGTTTTTGAACTTATAGAAAACAGCTCAACAAATCTTGTTTTCAAAGTTCAAATTCTCAGAGGTGATTTACCCACTGAACTTCTTCCTAAGATAATTGAAACTAAGATGGTTGGAACTGTGGAATCTCCCATTGTTATAGAGTAG
- the LOC115723018 gene encoding glutathione reductase, chloroplastic, whose translation MARKMLIDGEVSQPNEEEAHYDFDLFVIGAGSGGVRASRFSANYGAKVGICELPFHPVSSEVIGGVGGTCVIRGCVPKKILVYGATFGGEIEDARNYGWEVNEKVDFNWKKLLHKKTEEIHRLNGIYKRLLSNAGVKLFEGEGKLVGPNEVEVTQLDGTKLSYSAKHILIATGGRAQRPPIPGQEFGITSDEALSLEELPKRVVVLGGGYIAVEFASIWRGMGVAVDLCFRRELPLRGFDDEMRAAVARNLESRGVNLHPRTNLTEVIKTEDGIKAITDHGEELIADAVLFATGRAPNTKRLNLGSVGVEIDKVGAIKVDEFSQTNIPSIWAIGDVTNRVNLTPVALMEGTCFAKTVFGGEPTKADYRDIPCAVFSIPPLATVGLTEEEAIEQAEGDILVFSSNFNPMKNTISGRQEKSVMKLVVDAESDRVLGASMCGPDAAEIMQGIGIALKCNATKKQFDSTVGIHPSAAEEFVTMRSESRRVAGAKKPKTNL comes from the exons ATGGCAAGAAAGATGCTAATCGATGGAGAAGTAAGTCAACCTAATGAGGAAGAAGCACACTACGATTTTGACTTGTTTGTTATTGGTGCTGGAAGTGGTGGTGTTCGTGCTTCTAGATTTTCAGCTAATTATGGAGCTAAG GTTGGTATATGTGAGCTTCCATTTCATCCCGTCAGTTCAGAAGTAATTGGAGGAGTTGGTGGAAC ATGTGTTATTCGTGGTTGTGTTCCCAAGAAGATTTTGGTGTATGGAGCAACTTTTGGAGGTGAAATTGAG GACGCAAGGAATTATGGATGGGAGGTGAATGAGAAAGTAGACTTTAACTGGAAGAAACTTTTGCATAAGAag ACTGAGGAAATACACAGGCTGAATGGGATATACAAGAGGTTATTGTCGAATGCTGGAGTAAAATTGTTTGAGGGAGAGGGGAAGCTAGTTGGACCTAATGAAGTTGAGGTGACTCAGCTGGATGGCACAAAATTGAGTTATTCAGCAAAACATATCTTGATTGCAACTGGAGGTAGGGCACAACGCCCTCCAATTCCTGGCCAG GAATTCGGTATAACCTCAGATGAAGCACTGAGTTTAGAGGAGCTTCCCAAACGTGTTGTGGTGCTTGGAGGAGG GTACATTGCAGTTGAGTTTGCTTCAATATGGCGTGGGATGGGTGTTGCGGTCGACCTTTGCTTCAGGAGGGAACTTCCACTAAG AGGTTTCGATGATGAAATGAGGGCTGCAGTTGCAAGAAATCTAGAATCTAGGGGAGTTAATTTACATCCAAGGACAAATTTGACAGAG GTGATAAAAACAGAGGACGGTATAAAAGCTATTACTGACCATGGTGAAGAGTTGATAGCTGATGCTGTATTGTTTGCCACTG GTCGGGCTCCCAACACAAAGAGGCTGAATTTGGGTTCCGTTGGCGTCGAAATTGATAAAGTTGGAGCTATAAAG gTGGATGAGTTCTCACAGACAAATATTCCTAGCATATGGGCTATTGGTGATGTTACAAACCGAGTAAATCTTACCCCTGTCGCCTTAATGGAGGGGACATGTTTTGCT AAAACTGTTTTTGGTGGGGAACCTACCAAAGCAGATTACCGAGATATCCCTTGTGCAGTGTTTAG CATTCCGCCTCTTGCAACCGTAGGCCTCACTGAAGAGGAAGCAATCGAGCAGGCAGAGGGTGATATTTTGGTTTTCTCATCAAACTTCAATCCTATGAAGAACACAATTTCGGG acGACAAGAAAAGTCAGTTATGAAACTTGTTGTTGATGCTGAGAGTGATAGAGTTCTTGGAGCATCCATGTGTGGACCGGATGCTGCTGAAATTATGCAG GGCATTGGTATTGCACTCAAGTGTAACGCTACCAAAAAACAATTTGACAGCACG GTGGGAATTCACCCCTCTGCTGCTGAGGAATTTGTAACCATGCGATCAGAATCGAGACGTGTTGCAGGTGCTAAGAAGCCGAAAACAAATCTGTAA
- the LOC115723019 gene encoding protein disulfide isomerase pTAC5, chloroplastic translates to MSSSSLPIFLNPRIYIKPQNLFASTFPSFTKSLTSKSLLCFASDSSQFERQESFWVREEQRWIREEQRWLREEQRWARERDSLLRRIAELEIQIQALQQQKSVQAGAEVSETIASIAGLLQILKEKNRIAENGSSSTPMVLEESKIPEEEKEVVVVERVVRVSEEAKEKEKKKKRSTLRIGSEGEEVQAMQEALGKLGFYSGEEEIEFSSFSTGTERAVKTWQSTFGAPEDGIMTEELLERLYEEIIQGPLESNIYALPKEGENGAPVSSVTEVSNIQQTVVKEEGISKAGLSKHRVFLLGENRWEDSSRLVGINKKGDESKTKEATTTTTTKCLTCRGEGRLLCLECDGTGEPNIEPQFLEWVGEEDAKCPYCDGLGYSICDVCDGKTVV, encoded by the exons ATGTCTTCTTCCTCTCTCCCaatctttctaaaccctagaaTTTACATCAAGCCTCAGAATCTCTTCGCTTCCACATTTCCTTCCTTCACAAAATCTCTAACCTCCAAATCCTTACTCTGCTTCGCCTCCGATTCCTCACAGTTCGAGAGACAAGAATCGTTTTGGGTGCGAGAAGAGCAAAGATGGATTCGTGAAGAACAGCGGTGGCTCCGGGAAGAGCAGCGCTGGGCTCGCGAGCGCGATTCGCTCCTCCGCCGTATCGCTGAGCTCGAAATCCAAATTCAAGCTCTGCAACAGCAGAAGTCGGTTCAGGCTGGAGCTGAGGTGTCTGAGACTATCGCTAGTATTGCTGGTCTGCTTCAGATTTTGAAGGAGAAGAATCGGATCGCGGAGAACGGATCGAGTTCGACTCCGATGGTGTTGGAGGAGAGTAAGATACCGGAGGAAGAgaaggaggtggtggtggtggaacGAGTGGTTAGGGTTTCGGAGGAAGCGAaggagaaggagaagaagaagaagaggagtaCGTTGAGAATTGGATCGGAAGGAGAAGAAGTTCAAGCTATGCAG GAAGCATTGGGAAAATTAGGATTTTACTCTGGTGAAGAAGAAATTGAATTTTCAAGCTTTTCAACTGGAACTGAACGAGCTGTGAAGACTTGGCAA TCCACTTTTGGTGCTCCTGAAGATGGGATTATGACTGAAGAACTTCTTGAGAGACTTTATGAGGAGATAATTCAAGGTCCTCTTGAGTCAAACATTTATGCTCTACCAAAG GAAGGTGAAAATGGAGCTCCAGTTTCATCTGTAACAGAAGTTTCAAACATTCAGCAAACAGTAGTGAAAGAAGAAGGCATTAGCAAAGCAGGCTTATCCAAACACCGAGTTTTTCTTCTTGGAGAAAACCGTTGGGAAGATTCTTCTAGACTTGTTGGCATTAATAAAAAGGGTGATGAGAGCAAGACAAAggaagcaacaacaacaacaacaaccaagtGTCTCACTTGCCGTGGGGAAGGTCGTTTATTGTGTTTAG AATGTGATGGAACAGGGGAGCCAAATATTGAACCTCAG TTCTTGGAATGGGTGGGTGAGGAGGATGCAAAATGTCCATATTGTGATGGGCTTGGGTATTCAATTTGCGATGTATGCGACGGAAAGACAGTGGTATAA
- the LOC115723020 gene encoding B3 domain-containing protein Os04g0386900 isoform X2, with product MDELLSNESSNRSTTCNEEGEEDEELCPISGKNPFFSLFMSKSNLNPNYRLVLPAKIHPVLPSLIIPAVLTYKRNKWTMLFNGTSQLLKRFDNSWKNFAEDNKLEINDACVFELIENSSTNLVFKVQILRGDLPTELLPKIIETKMVGTVESPIVIE from the exons ATGGATGAGCTTTTGTCAAATGAGAGCTCAAATCGTAGTACTACATGCAATGAAGAAGGAGAGGAAGATGAAGAACTTTGTCCAATCTCAGGGAAGAATCCCTTTTTCAGTCTCTTTATGTCAAAGTCTAATCTCAACCCTAATTATCGTCTG GTACTTCCAGCAAAAATTCATCCAGTATTACCTTCACTTATCATCCCAGCTGTTCTTACATACAAGAGAAATAAGTGGACTATGTTGTTCAATGGAACAAGTCAGTTGCTCAAGAGATTTGATAACTCTTGGAAAAACTTTGCAGAGGACAACAAGTTAGAGATTAATGATGCTTGTGTTTTTGAACTTATAGAAAACAGCTCAACAAATCTTGTTTTCAAAGTTCAAATTCTCAGAGGTGATTTACCCACTGAACTTCTTCCTAAGATAATTGAAACTAAGATGGTTGGAACTGTGGAATCTCCCATTGTTATAGAGTAG